In Carassius auratus strain Wakin chromosome 36, ASM336829v1, whole genome shotgun sequence, the following are encoded in one genomic region:
- the LOC113055192 gene encoding guanine nucleotide exchange factor MSS4-like produces the protein MDDSKQTSSPEGSVDPSLVSEDGKNVKAVLCQRCGSKVLCPGMALFAEKELFLPSMRKKTSIGQSDGTLDGDTLASHWLVDDMYTFENVGFTKDVGNVKYLICADCEIGPIGWHCLDDKKSFYVALDRVNHE, from the exons ATGGATGACAGCAAGCAGACCTCGTCTCCTGAGGGATCTGTAGACCCCTCTCTCGTGTCAGAAGATGGTAAAAATGTGAAAGCAGTGTTGTGCCAGAGATGTGGCTCCAAAGTGCTCTGCCCAGGCATGGCACTGTTTGCAGAAAAGgag CTGTTTCTGCCTTCAATGAGAAAGAAAACCTCCATTGGTCAGTCGGACGGGACACTGGATGGGGACACATTAGCATCTCACTGGCTGGTTGATGACATGTACACATTTGAGAATGTGGGCTTCACAAAAGATGTAGGCAACGTGAAGTACCTTATTTGTGCGGATTGTGAGATCGGACCTATTGGTTGGCATTGTCTGGATGACAAGAAGAGCTTCTATGTGGCATTGGACAGGGTGAACCACGAATAG
- the LOC113055186 gene encoding lysine-specific demethylase 5B-like — MTQSRPNEFIPPPECPVFEPSWEEFADPFGFINKIRPIAENTGICKIRPPPGWQPPFACDVDRLHFTPRIQRLNELEAQTRVKLNFLDQIAKFWELQGCTLKIPHVERKTLDLYVLYKLVKEDGGFDVVCKERKWTQIALKMGFAPGKAVGSHLRAHYERILYPYHFFQTGANLMNSQKPTLTNDTKDKEYKPHDLPQRQSVQPVETCTIARRAKRTKGRCFKSELGEVCEKPNLRRRMGSYVAKPEPVKNISVDVKEEPVEQKVEGEKSKVEQYICLVCGGGGDEDRLLLCDGCDDSYHTFCLIPPLHDVPKGDWRCPKCLAQECGKPQVAFGFEQASRDYTLRTFGDMADSFKSDYFNMPVHMVPTELVEKEFWRLVSTIEEDVTVEYGADIASKDFGSGFPVKNGTFKVSPEEEGYLSSGWNLNNMPVLDASVLTHVTADICGMKLPWLYVGMCFSSFCWHIEDHWSYSVNYLHWGEPKTWYGAPGYAAEQLENVMKNLAPELFESQPDLLHQLVTIMNPNVLMEHGVPIYRTNQCAGEFVITFPRSYHSGFNQGFNFAEAVNFCTADWMPLGRLCVEHYRSLNRYCVFSHDEMTCNIATKANALELELASAVQKDMCAMILEEKMLREKAYKLGVWHSQQVDYDLLPDEERQCAKCRTTCYLSAITCPCSPDQLVCLHHIEDLCSCAARSYTLNYKYTLAELKPLFQALTARAESYEDWASKVDKTLKADQDNKSDLEEFRSLVVEAEKKSYPETDLLSHLRQVIQNADRCTSMAQQLLNGKRQTRYRSGGGKSQNQLTVEELRLFVNQLYDLPCSIRQTPFLKALLNRVEQFQQESSDLLAEDMPGSSALQRLLDEGASLDVELPQLAVLRQRLEQARWVEAVQEASDQPADLSLDCMRRLIDQGVGLAPHACVERTMARLQELLTVCEHWEEKAHNMLTARPHHSIETLDAAIQEVDSIPAYLPSCLQLKDCVSRAREWIMEADALQAGGRVPGLAALSELVSRARGISVMLEPLTRLESLISEVQAWKESAAKTFLLRNTSHSLLEVLCPRCETGPQKSKSKKSKDVSVPCKKVEVKLDSLFDVEKVLSMSTDTASAMATLSDVHQKELESLSMLRTSNESKFQSSPSCLAPTVCLCHTVPAGPMLQCELCREAYHSGCVPGFKDIQTGLPWLCPLCKRSEKPPLDKVLPLLASLQRIRVRLPEGDALRYVIERTVRWQHKVQQVPPTTHPNGKVRHISGIASSQTLVGSNGSFYMLQPCIPLNEFGAELEELLVEGLLLQVTLPELQQLYSSLLSRFSPSQHSLQSSEHDHQYHIAQDRSPPHRSPPHNKEPDGVSETKKEPEKLEKNSKRRLEKENIEGQHRDKIKKPKKKKPKMKKERRREEKQTTSPSNSLSDLSYSDDSEEDWSVCSAKQCQQPEGNEVNWVQCDGSCNQWFHQICVGVSAEQAEKEDYICVSCAINNLTA, encoded by the exons ATGACCCAGTCACGACCCAACGAGTTTATTCCTCCACCGGAGTGCCCTGTCTTTGAGCCCAGTTGGGAGGAATTTGCCGACCCTTTTGGGTTCATCAACAAAATACGTCCCATTGCAGAAAACACGGGCATCTGCAAGATCCGACCGCCCCCG GGTTGGCAGCCACCATTTGCCTGTGACGTGGACAGACTGCATTTCACTCCACGCATTCAGAGGCTCAATGAGTTAGAG GCCCAGACCAGAGTGAAGCTCAACTTCCTGGACCAGATAGCAAAGTTCTGGGAACTGCAGGGTTGTACATTGAAAATTCCTCATGTTGAGCGCAAAACTCTGGACTTATATGTGCTTTACAAG CTGGTCAAAGAAGATGGAGGCTTTGATGTGGTCTGTAAAGAGCGGAAATGGACCCAGATTGCACTGAAGATGGGCTTTGCTCCCGGCAAAGCAGTTGGCTCTCACCTTCGTGCTCACTATGAGAGGATTCTCTACCCATATCATTTTTTCCAGACAGGAGCTAATCTTATG AACTCACAGAAGCCAACTCTGACTAATGACACCAAAGACAAGGAGTACAAACCCCATGACCTGCCCCAGCGTCAGTCGGTGCAACCAGTAGAAACCTGCACTATCGCCCGCAGAGCTAAACGGACCAAG GGCCGCTGTTTTAAATCAGAACTGGGTGAGGTCTGTGAAAAACCCAACCTGAGGAGGAGAATGGGCTCATATGTGGCAAAACCAGAACCAG TAAAGAATATTTCAGTGGATGTGAAAGAAGAACCCGTTGAGCAAAAAGTTGAAGGTGAAAAATCGAAG GTGGAGCAGTACATTTGCTTGGTATGTGGGGGTGGAGGTGATGAAGACAGACTATTGCTTTGTGATGGATGTGACGACAGTTATCACACCTTCTGTCTGATCCCACCCCTCCATGACGTCCCCAAAGGTGATTGGAGGTGCCCCAAGTGCCTGGCTCAG GAGTGTGGTAAGCCACAGGTGGCATTTGGGTTCGAGCAGGCCTCCAGAGACTATACCCTCCGCACCTTTGGAGATATGGCTGACTCTTTCAAGTCTGACTACTTTAACATGCCTGTTCAC ATGGTTCCCACAGAGCTGGTGGAGAAGGAGTTCTGGAGGCTGGTTAGCACCATTGAGGAGGATGTTACTGTAGAGTATGGGGCTGATATTGCTTCAAAGGATTTCGGAAGCGGCTTCCCTGTTAAGAACGGCACATTTAAAGTCTCACCAGAGGAGGAG GGTTATCTAAGCAGTGGCTGGAACCTCAACAACATGCCAGTGTTGGATGCATCTGTGCTGACTCATGTCACAGCGGACATCTGTGGGATGAAGCTCCCGTGGCTTTATGTGGGCATGTGCTTCTCCTCCTTCTGCTGGCACATTGAGGACCATTGGAGTTATTCCGTCAACTATCTGCACTG GGGAGAGCCAAAGACTTGGTATGGCGCTCCTGGCTACGCTGCTGAGCAGTTGGAGAATGTGATGAAGAACCTGGCCCCTGAGCTCTTTGAGTCTCAGCCAGACCTGCTCCACCAGCTGGTCACCATCATGAACCCAAATGTGCTCATGGAGCATGGAGTACCA ATTTACCGTACAAACCAGTGTGCTGGTGAGTTTGTCATTACCTTCCCGAGGTCTTATCACAGTGGTTTCAACCAGGGCTTCAACTTTGCAGAGGCAGTCAATTTCTGCACAGCAGACTGG ATGCCTCTTGGTCGTCTGTGTGTCGAGCACTACAGATCTCTCAACAGATACTGTGTTTTCTCCCACGATGAGATGACTTGTAATATTGCCACCAAGGCAAACGCTCTAGAGTTAGAACTGGCCTCTGCTGTCCAGAAGGACATGTGCGCCATGATTCTGGAAGAGAAGATGCTCCGTGAGAAAGCCTATAAACTG GGCGTGTGGCACTCTCAACAGGTTGACTATGATTTGCTGCCAGATGAGGAAAGGCAGTGTGCTAAGTGCCGGACCACCTGTTACCTGTCTGCCATCACCTGTCCCTGTAGCCCCGACCAGCTGGTCTGTCTCCACCACATCGAGGACCTCTGCTCTTGCGCTGCTAGAAGCTACACGCTCAA CTATAAATACACACTTGCTGAACTGAAGCCATTGTTCCAGGCTTTGACGGCTCGTGCTGAGTCCTATGAAGACTGGGCATCTAAAGTTGACAAGACTTTGAAGGCAGATCAAGATAATAAAAGTG ATTTGGAGGAGTTTCGGTCATTGGTAGTAGAAGCAGAGAAGAAGAGTTATCCAGAGACTGACCTGCTAAGTCACCTGCGTCAAGTCATTCAGAATGCAGATAGGTGTACATCAATGGCCCAACAACTCCTTAATGGCAAGAGACAGACAAG GTATCGCTCCGGTGGGGGAAAGTCCCAGAACCAGCTCACGGTGGAGGAACTGAGGTTGTTTGTCAACCAGCTGTATGACCTGCCCTGTTCCATCCGACAGACCCCTTTCTTAAAG GCTCTTTTGAACCGTGTTGAACAGTTCCAGCAGGAGAGCTCGGATCTCCTTGCAGAGGACATGCCTGGTTCCTCTGCTCTTCAGAGGCTCCTAGATGAGGGCGCAAGCCTGGATGTCGAGTTGCCTCAGCTGGCGGTGTTGAGGCAAAGGCTGGAGCAGGCCCGCTGGGTGGAGGCCGTTCAGGAAGCCAGCGATCAGCCGGCTGACCTCAGTCTAGATTGCATGAGGAGGCTCATAGATCAAGGAGTGGGCTTGGCACCACACGCCTGTGTGGAAAGAACCATGGCCCGCCTGCAGGAGCTGCTCACTGTATGCGAACACTGGGAAGAAAAGGCCCATAACATGCTCACTGCGAG gcCTCATCATAGTATTGAGACTCTTGACGCAGCTATACAGGAAGTGGACAGCATCCCAGCATACCTGCCCAGCTGTCTTCAACTTAAAGACTGTGTAAGCAGGGCCAGGGAGTGGATAATGGAAGCAGATGCTCTTCAG GCTGGAGGCCGTGTTCCTGGTCTTGCTGCCCTGTCTGAGCTAGTGTCAAGAGCCAGAGGTATTTCGGTAATGCTGGAACCACTAACTCGACTGGAAAGCTTAATATCTGAGGTACAGGCCTGGAAGGAGAGTGCAGCTAAAACATTCCTTTTGAGGAACACATCCCATTCTCTCCTTGAG GTTTTGTGTCCTAGGTGTGAGACTGGACCGCAGAAGTCCAAGTCCAAAAAAAGCAAGGATGTCTCAGTACCCTGCAAGAAAGTTGAAGTAAAACTGGACTCCCTTTTTGATGTGGAAAAGGTGCTTTCTATGAGCACAGACACCGCTTCAGCA ATGGCCACACTCAGTGACGTTCATCAGAAAGAGCTGGAGAGCCTGTCTATGTTGAGGACCTCAAATGAGTCGAAGTTTCAGTCTTCACCCAGCTGTTTGGCCCCCACAGTGTGCTTGTGCCACACTGTCCCAGCAGGCCCTATGCTACAGTGTGAACTCTGTCGAGAAGCCTACCACAGCGGCTGTGTGCCAGGGTTTAAGGACATCCAGACAGGACTACCGTGGTTATGCCCGCTCTGCAAGCGCTCAGAGAAGCCGCCTCTGGATAAGGTGCTTCCCCTGCTCGCTTCCTTACAGCGGATTAGGGTTCGTCTTCCAGAGGGTGATGCTCTGCGATATGTGATTGAGAGAACGGTGCGCTGGCAACACAAAGTGCAACAGGTTCCTCCTACAACGCATCCGAATGGAAAA GTGAGACATATCTCTGGAATCGCATCATCTCAGACACTTGTTGGGAGCAATGGTTCTTTCTACATGCTGCAGCCTTGTATTCCTCTCAATG AATTTGGTGCTGAGTTGGAGGAGCTGTTGGTGGAAGGTCTTCTCCTGCAGGTGACTTTACCTGAGCTTCAGCAGCTTTATAGCAGCCTGCTCAGCAGGTTTTCACCATCCCAGCACTCCCTGCAGAGCAGCGAACATGATCACCAGTATCACATTGCTCAAGACAGAAGTCCACCTCACAGAAGCCCCCCACACAACAAGGAACCG GATGGAGTGTCAGAAACCAAGAAGGAACccgaaaagcttgagaagaacaGCAAACGGCGTCTAGAGAAAGAGAATATAGAAGGGCAGCACAGAGACAAGATAAAGAAGCCCAAGAAAAAGAAGCCTAAAATGAAGAAAGAAAGGAGACGAGAGGAGAAACAAACCACCTCCCCCTCCAACTCCCTTTCTGATCTATCGTATTCAGACGACTCAGAGGAGGATTGGTCTGTGTGCTCTGCTAAGCAGTGTCAACAGCCAGAAGGAAATGAG GTAAACTGGGTCCAGTGTGATGGCAGCTGTAACCAGTGGTTCCACCAGATTTGTGTGGGAGTGTCTGCTGAGCAGGCTGAGAAAGAGGACTACATATGCGTCAGCTGCGCAATAAACAATCTGACGGCATGA